A region from the Pseudomonas sp. KU26590 genome encodes:
- the tcdA gene encoding tRNA cyclic N6-threonylcarbamoyladenosine(37) synthase TcdA — protein sequence MSTEDPRFAGVARLYGIEGLERLRAAHVAVVGIGGVGSWAAEAMARCGVGEISLFDLDDVCVSNSNRQLHALSSTVGRAKVDVMADRLREINPDCVVHAVADFVTRETMAEYITPEMDCVLDCIDSVNAKAALIAWCKRRKIQIITTGGAGGQIDPTLIQVCDLNRTFNDPLASKVRSTLRRDYGFSRTVTRHYSVPCVFSTEQLRYPKPDGSICLQKSFVGDGVKLDCAGGFGAVMMVTATFGMVAATKAVDKIVAGVRRPSERAKAQPTD from the coding sequence ATGAGCACAGAAGATCCGCGTTTCGCTGGCGTCGCCCGCCTGTACGGCATCGAGGGCCTGGAACGCCTGCGCGCGGCCCACGTGGCGGTGGTCGGCATCGGCGGCGTGGGTTCCTGGGCGGCAGAAGCCATGGCGCGCTGTGGCGTGGGCGAGATTTCCCTGTTTGATCTGGACGACGTGTGCGTCAGCAACAGCAACCGCCAGTTGCACGCCCTGAGCAGCACCGTTGGCCGCGCCAAGGTCGACGTCATGGCCGACCGCCTGCGTGAGATCAACCCTGATTGCGTCGTCCATGCCGTCGCTGATTTCGTCACCCGCGAAACCATGGCCGAATACATCACCCCTGAAATGGACTGCGTGCTCGATTGCATCGACAGCGTCAACGCCAAGGCCGCGTTGATCGCCTGGTGCAAACGCCGCAAGATCCAGATCATCACCACCGGCGGTGCGGGTGGGCAGATCGACCCGACCCTGATTCAGGTCTGCGACCTCAACCGCACGTTCAACGACCCGCTGGCATCCAAGGTGCGTTCGACCCTGCGCCGCGACTACGGCTTTTCCCGCACGGTCACTCGCCATTACAGCGTGCCGTGCGTGTTCTCCACCGAGCAACTGCGCTATCCCAAACCCGACGGCAGTATTTGCCTGCAGAAAAGCTTTGTCGGGGATGGCGTGAAGCTGGACTGCGCGGGCGGTTTTGGCGCGGTGATGATGGTCACCGCCACCTTCGGTATGGTTGCCGCGACCAAGGCGGTGGACAAAATCGTCGCCGGCGTGCGACGGCCGTCGGAGCGGGCCAAAGCACAGCCAACGGACTGA
- a CDS encoding glycosyltransferase family 2 protein, with the protein MSSRKFGLNLVVVVAIAALFTGFWALINRPVSAPNWPEQISGFSYSPFRLGQNPQKDLYPSDEEMRQDLELMSKQTDNIRIYSVDGTLKDIPKLAEEFGLRVTLGIWISPDLERNEREITTAIELANTSRSVVRVVVGNEALYREEIKPKDLMAALDRVRAAVKVPVTTSEQWHIWEKYPELAKHVDLIAAHILPYWEYIPMDKAGQYVLDRARELKRMFPKKPLLLSEVGWPSNGHMRGGADATQSDQAVYLRTLVNKLNRQGFNYFVIEAFDQPWKASDEGSVGAYWGVYNAARQQKFNFEGPVVAIPQWRVLAIGSAVLAMLALALLLIDGSALRQRGRTFLTFIAFLCGSVLVWIGYDYSQQYSTWFSLLVGFLLALGAFGVFIVLLTEAHELAEAVWTHKRRREFLPVEGDSAYRPKVSIHVPCYNEPPEMVKQTLNALAALDYPDFEVLLIDNNTKDPAVWEPVKAHCEMLGPRFKFFHVAPLAGFKGGALNYLIPHTAPDAEVIAVIDSDYCVDRNWLKHMVPHFADPKIAVVQSPQDYRDQHESAFKKLCYSEYKGFFYIGMVTRNDRDAIIQHGTMTMTRRSVLEELGWADWCICEDAELGLRVFEKGYSAAYAHNSFGKGLMPDTFIDFKKQRFRWAYGAIQIIKRHAASLLRGKDTELTRGQRYHFLAGWLPWVADGMNIFFTVGALLWSSAMIIVPNRVDPPLLIFAIPPLALFFFKVGKIIFLYRRAVGVNLTDAFYAALAGLALSHTIAKAVLYGFFTTSIPFFRTPKNAESHGLLVAISEAREELFIMLMLWGAALGICLVQGLPSNDMRFWVTMLLVQSLPYLAALIMAFLSSLPKPKPADEPATA; encoded by the coding sequence ATGTCATCGCGTAAATTTGGACTCAACCTCGTTGTCGTCGTGGCGATTGCTGCGCTGTTCACTGGCTTCTGGGCGCTGATTAACCGCCCCGTCTCAGCCCCCAACTGGCCTGAGCAGATCTCCGGTTTCTCCTATTCGCCTTTCCGGCTGGGGCAGAACCCACAGAAGGATCTCTACCCGTCCGACGAAGAAATGCGTCAGGACCTGGAGCTGATGAGCAAGCAGACGGACAACATCCGTATCTACTCGGTGGATGGCACCCTCAAGGACATTCCCAAGCTGGCCGAGGAGTTCGGCCTGCGGGTGACCCTGGGCATCTGGATCAGCCCGGACCTTGAGCGTAACGAGCGCGAGATCACCACGGCGATCGAGCTGGCGAACACCTCGCGCAGCGTCGTTCGCGTGGTAGTCGGCAACGAAGCGCTGTATCGCGAAGAGATCAAACCCAAGGACCTGATGGCCGCCCTCGACCGCGTGCGCGCCGCCGTTAAAGTCCCGGTGACCACGTCCGAGCAGTGGCATATCTGGGAGAAGTACCCGGAACTGGCCAAGCACGTTGACCTGATCGCCGCGCACATCCTGCCGTACTGGGAATACATCCCGATGGATAAAGCCGGGCAGTACGTGCTCGACCGCGCCCGCGAACTGAAACGCATGTTCCCGAAAAAACCGCTGCTGCTCTCTGAGGTTGGCTGGCCGAGCAATGGCCACATGCGCGGCGGTGCGGACGCTACTCAGTCGGATCAGGCGGTTTACCTGCGCACGCTGGTTAACAAGCTCAACCGTCAGGGCTTCAACTACTTCGTGATCGAGGCCTTCGATCAGCCGTGGAAAGCCAGTGACGAAGGCTCGGTCGGCGCGTACTGGGGCGTTTACAACGCTGCACGCCAGCAGAAATTCAATTTCGAAGGCCCGGTGGTGGCGATCCCCCAGTGGCGCGTATTGGCGATCGGCTCGGCGGTGTTGGCAATGCTCGCCCTCGCCTTGCTGCTGATTGATGGCTCGGCGCTGCGTCAACGTGGCCGGACATTCCTGACCTTTATCGCCTTCCTGTGCGGCTCGGTGCTGGTCTGGATCGGCTACGACTACAGCCAGCAATACAGCACCTGGTTCAGTCTGCTTGTAGGATTTTTACTGGCGCTGGGCGCGTTCGGCGTGTTCATCGTGCTGCTGACCGAGGCCCACGAACTGGCCGAAGCGGTGTGGACGCACAAGCGTCGCCGCGAATTCCTGCCCGTAGAAGGGGATTCGGCCTACAGACCGAAAGTGTCAATTCACGTGCCCTGCTACAACGAGCCGCCGGAGATGGTCAAACAGACCCTCAACGCACTGGCCGCACTGGATTACCCGGATTTCGAAGTGTTGCTGATCGACAACAACACCAAGGACCCGGCCGTGTGGGAGCCGGTCAAGGCCCACTGCGAAATGCTCGGCCCGCGCTTCAAGTTTTTCCACGTCGCCCCCCTGGCCGGGTTCAAGGGCGGCGCCCTGAATTACCTGATCCCGCACACGGCGCCGGACGCCGAAGTGATCGCCGTGATCGACTCGGACTACTGCGTCGACCGCAACTGGCTCAAGCACATGGTCCCACACTTCGCCGACCCAAAAATCGCCGTAGTGCAGTCCCCGCAGGACTACCGCGACCAGCACGAAAGTGCGTTCAAAAAGCTCTGCTATTCGGAATACAAAGGCTTCTTCTACATCGGCATGGTCACCCGCAACGACCGCGACGCGATCATTCAGCACGGCACCATGACCATGACCCGCCGCTCGGTTCTGGAAGAACTGGGCTGGGCGGACTGGTGCATCTGCGAAGACGCCGAGCTGGGCCTTCGCGTGTTCGAAAAAGGCTATTCGGCAGCTTACGCGCACAATAGCTTCGGCAAGGGCCTGATGCCCGACACCTTCATCGACTTCAAGAAGCAGCGATTCCGCTGGGCCTATGGCGCGATTCAGATCATCAAGCGTCACGCCGCCAGCCTGCTGCGCGGCAAGGACACCGAACTGACCCGCGGCCAGCGTTATCACTTCCTCGCGGGCTGGCTGCCGTGGGTGGCCGATGGCATGAACATCTTCTTCACGGTCGGCGCACTGCTCTGGTCGTCGGCGATGATCATCGTGCCCAACCGTGTTGATCCGCCGCTGCTGATTTTCGCGATTCCGCCGCTGGCGCTGTTCTTCTTCAAGGTCGGCAAGATCATCTTCCTGTACCGTCGCGCCGTTGGCGTGAACCTCACGGACGCGTTCTATGCGGCCCTCGCGGGGCTGGCGCTGTCTCACACCATTGCCAAAGCGGTGCTGTACGGGTTCTTCACCACCAGCATCCCGTTCTTCCGCACCCCGAAAAACGCCGAAAGCCATGGCTTGCTGGTGGCGATATCCGAGGCCCGCGAAGAGCTGTTCATCATGTTAATGCTGTGGGGCGCTGCATTGGGGATCTGTCTGGTGCAGGGTCTGCCGAGCAATGACATGCGCTTCTGGGTGACGATGCTGCTGGTGCAATCGCTGCCGTATCTGGCGGCGCTGATCATGGCGTTTCTGTCTTCGCTGCCGAAACCGAAACCGGCAGACGAACCCGCTACTGCCTGA
- the dapE gene encoding succinyl-diaminopimelate desuccinylase → MTAPADLSPTLQLACDLIRRPSVTPLDADCQAVMMKRLSDAGFALEPMRIQDVDNFWGTHGSQDGPVLCFAGHTDVVPTGPVQAWQNDPFSALIDEDGMLCGRGAADMKGSLASMIVATERFVADHPNHKGKIAYLITSDEEGPAHHGTKAVVERLAARKERLDWCIVGEPSSTTLVGDVVKNGRRGSLGATLTVKGIQGHVAYPHLAKNPIHLAAPALAELAAEHWDNGNDFFPPTSFQISNLNSGTGATNVIPGDLVAVFNFRFSTESTVEGLKQRVAAILDKHDLDWHVEWALSGLPFLTEPGALLDAVSASIKHVTGRDTRASTSGGTSDGRFIATLGTQVVELGPVNATIHQVNERILASDLDVLTEIYYQTLVKLLA, encoded by the coding sequence ATGACAGCCCCAGCCGACCTCTCGCCCACGCTGCAACTCGCCTGCGACCTGATCCGTCGCCCATCCGTCACGCCACTGGACGCCGACTGCCAGGCCGTGATGATGAAACGCCTGAGCGACGCCGGTTTTGCCCTGGAGCCGATGCGTATTCAGGACGTGGATAACTTCTGGGGGACCCACGGCAGCCAGGACGGTCCGGTGTTGTGCTTCGCCGGTCATACCGATGTGGTGCCGACCGGCCCGGTTCAGGCCTGGCAGAACGATCCGTTCAGCGCGCTGATCGACGAAGACGGCATGCTCTGCGGCCGTGGCGCGGCGGACATGAAAGGCAGCCTGGCGTCGATGATCGTCGCCACCGAGCGTTTCGTGGCCGATCACCCGAACCACAAGGGCAAGATCGCCTACCTGATCACCAGCGACGAAGAAGGCCCGGCCCACCACGGCACCAAAGCGGTGGTCGAGCGCCTGGCGGCGCGCAAGGAACGTCTCGACTGGTGCATCGTCGGCGAGCCATCGAGCACGACGCTGGTGGGCGATGTGGTCAAGAACGGCCGTCGCGGTTCACTGGGCGCCACCCTCACTGTTAAAGGCATTCAGGGCCACGTCGCCTACCCGCATCTGGCAAAGAACCCCATTCATCTGGCAGCGCCTGCGCTGGCTGAGCTGGCCGCCGAGCACTGGGACAACGGCAATGATTTCTTCCCGCCCACCAGCTTCCAGATTTCCAACCTGAATTCCGGCACCGGCGCAACCAACGTGATCCCGGGTGATCTGGTGGCGGTGTTCAATTTCCGTTTCTCCACCGAATCCACCGTCGAAGGCCTGAAGCAGCGCGTGGCCGCTATTCTCGACAAGCACGACCTGGACTGGCACGTGGAATGGGCGCTGTCCGGCCTGCCGTTCCTCACCGAACCGGGCGCGCTGCTGGACGCGGTGTCGGCGAGCATCAAACACGTCACCGGTCGCGACACCCGTGCGTCGACCAGCGGCGGCACGTCGGACGGTCGCTTCATCGCCACCCTCGGCACCCAAGTGGTCGAACTGGGGCCGGTCAATGCGACGATCCATCAGGTCAACGAACGCATCCTCGCCAGCGATCTCGACGTGCTGACCGAGATCTACTACCAGACCCTGGTCAAGTTGCTCGCCTGA
- a CDS encoding putative RNA methyltransferase, whose protein sequence is MLTCPICSAPLDSADNGVVCPAGHRFDRARQGYLNLLPVQHKNSRDPGDNQAMVEARRDFLNAGHYAPVAKRLAELAAERAPAHWVDIGCGEGYYTAQISQGLPDADGYALDISREAVKRACKRDPKITWLIASMARVPLPDASMQFIASVFSPLDWAEAKRLLSPGGGLMRVGPTNDHLMELRQRLYDEVRDYSDDKHLALVPEGMSLQHSETLRFTLTLVDGQARANLLAMTPHGWRASAERRAKVIEQAEPFEVTVSMRYDYFVLN, encoded by the coding sequence ATGCTGACTTGCCCGATCTGCTCCGCACCGCTCGATTCAGCGGATAACGGTGTCGTGTGCCCCGCCGGGCACCGCTTCGACCGTGCCCGTCAGGGTTACTTGAACCTGCTGCCCGTGCAGCATAAAAACAGCCGCGACCCCGGCGACAATCAGGCCATGGTCGAGGCGCGCCGCGACTTCCTCAACGCTGGGCATTACGCCCCGGTAGCCAAGCGTCTGGCCGAACTGGCCGCCGAGCGCGCCCCTGCGCACTGGGTCGACATCGGTTGCGGCGAGGGTTATTACACCGCACAAATTTCCCAGGGCCTGCCCGACGCTGACGGCTATGCGCTGGACATCTCCCGGGAAGCGGTGAAGCGCGCCTGTAAGCGTGATCCGAAGATCACCTGGTTGATCGCCAGCATGGCGCGCGTGCCATTGCCGGATGCGAGCATGCAGTTCATCGCCAGCGTGTTCAGCCCGCTGGACTGGGCCGAGGCCAAGCGTCTGCTGTCGCCGGGCGGCGGCCTGATGCGTGTAGGGCCGACCAACGACCACCTGATGGAATTGCGTCAACGCCTGTACGACGAAGTCCGCGACTACAGCGATGACAAGCACCTTGCGCTGGTGCCGGAAGGCATGAGCCTGCAGCACAGCGAAACCCTGCGCTTCACCCTGACGCTGGTGGACGGCCAGGCCCGCGCCAATCTGCTGGCCATGACGCCCCACGGCTGGCGCGCCAGTGCCGAACGCCGCGCGAAGGTGATCGAGCAGGCCGAGCCGTTCGAGGTCACGGTGTCCATGCGCTACGATTATTTCGTCCTGAATTGA